The following are from one region of the Cottoperca gobio unplaced genomic scaffold, fCotGob3.1 fCotGob3_324arrow_ctg1, whole genome shotgun sequence genome:
- the soul4 gene encoding heme-binding protein soul4, translating to MALISLEDLDRLDDEQLDDDIADNPEPMDEEDRDRLLTHWQAVASTHHVSVPPEMTGPIQEMTRNNQQREPLPFTSISCHEKVGEVQYEERVYPAGHWVCVTKGEDLYEQSISLSFMKLMRFICKENSAGRYLGLTVPVVNHIHMMTDGHTLEKDVQTAFYLPTEFQTDPPRPSDPDITIVYREPIRVVARAFSGTTTEETVTNQIGLLWEILGDTADLCRDGYMVASYENPGVPRRRNEIWFIRHNL from the exons ATGGCTCTGATCTCTCTGGAAGACCTTGATAGATTGGACGACGAGCAGCTGGACGATGACATCGCTGACAATCCTGAACCAATGGATGAAGAGGATAGAGACCGACTGCTGACACACTGGCAGGCGGTTGCCAGCACACACCATGTGTCAGTACCTCCAG AAATGACCGGCCCCATACAGGAAATGACCCGAAACAACCAGCAGAGGGAGCCCCTCCCCTTCACTTCTATATCCTGCCATGAGAAG GTGGGGGAGGTGCAGTATGAGGAGCGGGTGTACCCTGCAGGTCACTGGGTGTGTGTGACTAAAGGAGAAGATCTGTACGAGCAGAGCATTTCGCTGAGCTTCATGAAGCTGATGCGCTTCATCTGCAAAGAGAACTCTG CAGGCAGATACCTGGGCCTGACGGTGCCGGTGGTCAATCACATCCACATGATGACTGACGGACACACGTTAGAGAAAGATGTGCAGACGGCGTTCTACCTGCCCACAGAGTTTCAGACCGACCCCCCCCGACCCTCCGACCCCGACATCACCATCGTCTACAGAGAGCCAATCAGAGTGGTCGCCAG gGCGTTCTCTGGGACAACCACGGAGGAGACGGTGACCAATCAGATCGGCCTGCTGTGGGAGATCCTGGGCGACACCGCCGACCTCTGCAGGGACGGTTACATGGTCGCCTCGTACGAGAATCCCGGCGTGCCCCGCCGCAGGAACGAGATCTGGTTCATCCGACACAACCTGTAG